One Nonomuraea angiospora DNA segment encodes these proteins:
- a CDS encoding copper transporter gives MIDFRYHLVSIVAIFLALAVGIVMGTTLLQDPAIDLAKRTSAELTNTNTGLRADLDTLRGRESGNDALITALTPDLVAGDLTGQRVLLVETPGSSATVREAAQQALTQAGAEITGPVTLTEKFLDPKGTGVLDGLVNQLKPANMVFPPTATSWDRAATLLSAAFVTPDQAQANTPNPATADVVSSFETGGLLTIDGDPVKRATLAVVLAPEKPYEGESAEVQAGALVSVAGGLDLAGKGTVLAGTVATPAAPGDPIAALRDDGEVSKRVSSVDTADMPAGRVAIVYSLREQLNGRAGQYGIGKGASAMLPTVTNATPSPTTQSGS, from the coding sequence GTGATCGATTTTCGCTACCACCTCGTCTCCATCGTCGCGATCTTCCTGGCGCTCGCGGTCGGCATCGTGATGGGCACTACGCTGCTGCAGGATCCCGCGATCGACCTGGCGAAAAGGACCAGCGCCGAGTTGACCAACACGAACACCGGCTTGCGCGCCGACCTCGACACCCTGCGCGGAAGGGAGTCCGGCAACGACGCACTCATCACCGCTCTGACGCCGGACCTGGTGGCCGGCGACCTGACGGGCCAGCGGGTGCTCCTCGTCGAGACACCCGGCTCCAGCGCCACCGTCCGCGAGGCCGCGCAGCAGGCGCTCACGCAGGCCGGTGCGGAGATCACCGGGCCGGTCACGCTGACGGAGAAGTTCCTCGACCCGAAGGGCACGGGCGTCCTGGACGGCCTGGTCAACCAGCTCAAACCGGCCAACATGGTGTTCCCGCCCACGGCCACCTCCTGGGACCGGGCCGCCACGCTGCTGTCGGCCGCGTTCGTCACCCCCGACCAGGCGCAGGCCAACACCCCCAACCCGGCCACCGCCGACGTCGTCAGCTCCTTCGAGACCGGCGGGCTGCTCACCATCGATGGCGACCCGGTCAAGCGGGCCACGCTCGCCGTCGTGCTCGCGCCGGAGAAGCCGTACGAGGGCGAGAGCGCCGAGGTCCAGGCGGGCGCGCTCGTCTCCGTGGCCGGTGGGCTCGACCTGGCGGGCAAGGGCACGGTGCTGGCCGGCACTGTCGCGACTCCCGCCGCGCCCGGCGACCCGATCGCCGCCCTGCGCGACGACGGGGAGGTCTCCAAGCGGGTCAGCTCGGTCGATACCGCTGACATGCCCGCGGGCCGGGTCGCGATCGTCTACTCTCTCCGGGAGCAGCTGAACGGGCGCGCCGGCCAGTACGGCATCGGCAAGGGCGCTTCGGCGATGCTGCCCACGGTGACGAACGCCACTCCGTCCCCCACCACCCAGTCAGGGAGCTGA
- the steA gene encoding putative cytokinetic ring protein SteA: protein MKVPGSKMPGLRGRKVGDLPGVTAVARIDRRTKRLTKRLQPGEIAIIDHVDVDRVSAEALVACGAAAVVNVACGISGRYPNLGPQILLEAGVPFVDNANQELFERVKDGDVVRVNDGVVYLDDDVVGKGDEQTVEAVESAMAEARAGLAVQIEAFAVNTMEYVRGEGKLLIEGVGVPEIRTPMEGRHVLLVVRGYHYKEDIATLRPYIREYRPVLIGVDGGADALLEAGYLPDVIVGDFDSVSTKALTCGAELVVHAYRDGRAPGLERVHQLGREAVIFPATGTSEDIAMLLADDKGAELIVAVGTHGTLEEFLDKGRSGMASTFLTRLIIGGKLIDAKGVSRLYRSRISTPQLLLLVITALITMSVALLISPIGQTWLNGLQDAWNAFIFWLVGLFS from the coding sequence ATGAAGGTTCCGGGAAGCAAGATGCCGGGCCTCCGCGGCCGGAAGGTTGGAGACCTTCCTGGTGTAACGGCAGTGGCGAGAATCGACCGGCGGACCAAGAGGCTGACAAAGCGCCTCCAGCCCGGGGAAATTGCGATTATCGACCACGTTGACGTTGACCGGGTCAGCGCGGAGGCGCTCGTGGCATGCGGTGCCGCGGCGGTGGTGAACGTCGCCTGCGGCATCAGTGGCCGCTACCCCAACCTGGGGCCCCAGATTCTGCTCGAAGCAGGCGTGCCGTTCGTCGACAACGCCAATCAGGAGCTGTTCGAGCGCGTCAAGGACGGCGACGTCGTCCGCGTCAACGACGGCGTGGTCTACCTCGACGACGACGTCGTCGGCAAGGGCGACGAGCAGACCGTCGAGGCCGTCGAGTCGGCCATGGCCGAGGCCCGCGCCGGGCTCGCCGTGCAGATCGAGGCTTTCGCCGTCAACACCATGGAGTACGTTCGCGGTGAGGGCAAGCTTCTCATCGAAGGCGTCGGCGTGCCCGAGATCCGCACCCCCATGGAGGGCAGGCATGTCCTCCTCGTGGTGCGCGGGTATCACTATAAGGAAGACATCGCCACCCTCCGTCCCTACATCCGCGAATACCGTCCCGTCCTCATTGGCGTCGACGGCGGGGCCGACGCGCTCCTGGAGGCCGGCTACCTGCCCGACGTGATCGTGGGCGACTTCGACTCCGTCTCCACCAAGGCCCTGACCTGCGGCGCCGAGCTCGTCGTACACGCCTACCGCGACGGCAGGGCGCCGGGCCTGGAGCGTGTCCACCAGCTCGGCCGCGAGGCGGTGATCTTCCCCGCCACCGGCACCAGCGAGGACATCGCGATGCTCCTGGCCGACGACAAGGGCGCCGAGCTGATCGTCGCCGTGGGCACCCACGGCACGCTGGAGGAGTTCCTCGACAAGGGGCGCTCCGGCATGGCCAGCACCTTCCTCACCCGGCTGATCATCGGCGGCAAGCTCATCGACGCCAAGGGCGTGAGCAGGCTCTACCGCAGCCGCATCTCCACCCCGCAGCTGCTCCTCCTCGTGATCACGGCGTTGATCACGATGAGCGTCGCACTCTTGATCTCGCCGATCGGCCAGACCTGGCTGAACGGTCTGCAAGACGCCTGGAACGCCTTCATCTTCTGGCTGGTCGGACTCTTCTCGTGA
- the recN gene encoding DNA repair protein RecN, giving the protein MTRVTIRHGSEREWAVRPRVEEVRIQGLGVIDEAVLELSPGFNVVTGETGAGKTMVVTGLGLLFGGRADPSRIRPGADRASVEGTLVIKPGGRVSQQVEDIGGEVEDGELIISRTVSAEGRSRAWLGGRTVPVGTLTYLADDLVAVHGQMDQQRLLQPARQRAALDRYAGNELVKPLRAYSQAYKRHKQVGALLEELTTRARERTQEADRLRFGLEEIEKVDPKPGEDTDLRGEEERLSHADALRSAATTAHTALLGDPMEAAGGPHDVISLLGEARAAVEGVRDFDPQLASVADRLAEAGYLISDVATDLAAYAESIEADPARLAAVQERRSVLSGLIRKYAEDSAGVLAWAQQAATRLAELEGDDERIEELTREHEELTARLTELAAELTRVRQSAAERFGQAVTEELTALAMPHARVVVQLSQSEEFGPEGRDEVELRMAAHPAAPPLPLNKGASGGELSRVMLAIEVVFAGADPVPTFVFDEVDAGVGGKAAVEIGRRLARLARTAQVIVVTHLPQVAAFADQHLVVEKASDGSIVRSGVVTLDHEGRVRELSRMLAGLEDSELGRAHAEELLGLAAADR; this is encoded by the coding sequence ATGACGCGGGTGACCATCAGACACGGCAGTGAACGGGAGTGGGCAGTGCGACCAAGGGTCGAGGAGGTCCGCATCCAGGGGCTCGGCGTCATCGACGAGGCCGTTCTCGAGCTTTCGCCGGGCTTCAACGTGGTCACCGGCGAGACCGGCGCGGGCAAGACGATGGTCGTGACCGGGCTCGGGCTGCTGTTCGGCGGCCGGGCCGACCCCTCGCGCATCCGACCGGGGGCCGATCGGGCGAGCGTCGAGGGCACGCTGGTCATCAAGCCGGGCGGGCGCGTCTCCCAGCAGGTCGAGGACATCGGCGGCGAGGTCGAGGACGGCGAGCTGATCATCTCGCGCACCGTCTCGGCCGAGGGCAGGTCCAGGGCCTGGCTCGGCGGGCGCACGGTGCCCGTCGGCACGCTGACCTACCTCGCCGACGACCTGGTGGCCGTGCACGGGCAGATGGACCAGCAGCGGCTGCTCCAGCCGGCCAGGCAGCGCGCCGCGCTCGACCGCTATGCCGGCAACGAGCTGGTCAAGCCGCTGCGGGCCTACTCTCAGGCGTACAAGCGGCACAAGCAGGTCGGCGCGCTGCTCGAGGAGCTGACCACCAGGGCCAGGGAGCGGACGCAGGAGGCCGACCGGCTGCGGTTCGGCCTGGAGGAGATCGAGAAGGTCGACCCCAAGCCGGGCGAGGACACCGACCTGCGCGGCGAGGAGGAGCGGCTCTCGCACGCCGACGCGCTGCGCAGCGCCGCCACCACCGCGCACACCGCGCTGCTCGGCGACCCCATGGAGGCGGCGGGCGGCCCTCACGACGTGATCTCGCTGCTCGGCGAGGCGCGGGCGGCCGTGGAGGGCGTACGCGACTTCGACCCCCAGCTCGCCTCCGTGGCCGACCGGCTGGCCGAGGCCGGCTATCTGATCTCCGACGTGGCCACCGACCTGGCGGCCTACGCGGAGTCGATCGAGGCCGACCCGGCGCGGCTGGCGGCGGTGCAGGAGCGCCGCTCCGTGCTGTCCGGACTTATCCGGAAATACGCGGAGGACAGCGCGGGCGTCCTGGCCTGGGCACAGCAGGCCGCCACGCGGCTGGCCGAGCTGGAGGGCGACGACGAGCGCATCGAGGAGCTGACCCGCGAGCACGAGGAGCTGACCGCGCGGCTCACCGAGCTGGCCGCCGAGCTCACCAGGGTGCGCCAGAGCGCCGCCGAGCGGTTCGGCCAGGCCGTGACCGAGGAGCTGACGGCGCTGGCCATGCCCCATGCCAGGGTCGTGGTGCAGCTCAGCCAGAGCGAGGAGTTCGGCCCCGAGGGCCGCGACGAGGTGGAGCTCCGGATGGCCGCCCACCCCGCCGCGCCGCCGCTGCCGCTCAACAAGGGCGCCTCCGGCGGCGAGCTGAGCCGGGTCATGCTCGCGATCGAGGTGGTGTTCGCGGGGGCGGACCCGGTGCCGACGTTCGTGTTCGACGAGGTGGACGCGGGGGTCGGCGGCAAGGCCGCGGTCGAGATCGGGCGCCGGCTGGCGAGGCTCGCCCGCACCGCGCAGGTGATAGTGGTCACCCATCTGCCGCAGGTCGCCGCGTTCGCCGACCAGCATCTGGTGGTCGAGAAGGCGAGCGACGGCAGCATCGTGCGCAGCGGCGTGGTCACGCTCGACCACGAGGGCAGGGTACGCGAGCTCTCCCGCATGCTGGCGGGCTTGGAGGACTCCGAATTGGGCAGAGCGCACGCGGAAGAACTCCTGGGGCTCGCCGCGGCAGACAGGTGA
- a CDS encoding NAD kinase produces the protein MKRTVLVAVHTGRDAAVESARLVINRLVDAGINVRVLESEYVEVGCGGVEAVPGDPGAVKDAEVMIVLGGDGTLLRAAELTKPAGTPLLGVNLGHVGFLAEAEVADLAEAVDSVVAGRYDVEERMTIDVLARQNGRVIADTWALNEVTVEKQERMLEVVAEIDGRPLSRWGCDGVICATPTGSTAYAFSAGGPVVWPEVEALLMVPISAHALFARPLVVSPRSTLAVEILPETPGGVLWCDGRRRFELPSGSRVEVRRGAEPVRLARLHGVENSGAPFTDRLVAKFELPVQGWRGRVRP, from the coding sequence ATGAAACGGACCGTGCTGGTCGCCGTACACACCGGGCGTGACGCCGCAGTCGAGAGCGCTCGCCTGGTCATCAACCGGCTGGTGGACGCCGGTATCAACGTCAGGGTGCTCGAGTCCGAGTACGTCGAGGTCGGCTGCGGCGGCGTGGAGGCGGTGCCCGGAGACCCGGGCGCGGTCAAGGACGCCGAGGTCATGATCGTGCTCGGTGGCGACGGCACGCTGCTGCGCGCGGCCGAGCTGACCAAGCCGGCGGGCACGCCGCTGCTGGGGGTCAATCTGGGGCATGTCGGGTTCCTGGCCGAGGCGGAGGTCGCCGACCTGGCCGAGGCGGTCGACAGCGTCGTGGCGGGCCGCTACGACGTCGAGGAACGCATGACGATCGATGTTCTCGCCAGGCAGAACGGCCGGGTGATCGCCGACACGTGGGCGCTCAACGAGGTGACCGTCGAGAAGCAGGAGCGCATGCTCGAGGTGGTCGCCGAGATCGACGGCCGCCCCCTGTCGCGGTGGGGGTGCGACGGCGTGATCTGCGCCACCCCGACGGGTTCGACGGCCTATGCTTTCTCGGCGGGCGGACCCGTCGTGTGGCCGGAGGTGGAGGCGCTGCTCATGGTGCCCATCAGCGCGCACGCGCTGTTCGCCAGGCCGCTGGTGGTCTCGCCGCGCTCCACGCTGGCCGTCGAGATCCTGCCCGAGACGCCGGGCGGCGTCCTGTGGTGCGACGGCCGGCGCCGCTTCGAGCTGCCGTCCGGCTCGCGGGTCGAGGTGCGCAGAGGCGCCGAGCCCGTACGGCTGGCGCGGCTGCACGGCGTGGAGAACAGCGGCGCGCCGTTCACCGACAGGTTGGTCGCCAAATTCGAGCTTCCTGTTCAGGGCTGGCGCGGAAGGGTGCGACCCTGA
- a CDS encoding TlyA family RNA methyltransferase — MSRRIRLDSELVRRGLARSREQAAQLIEAGRVSVGGQAARKPATQVETASAIVVAESEDGPDYVSRGAHKLLGALEAFENLRVEGRRCLDAGASTGGFTDVLLRRGAGHVLAVDVGYGQLAWSLRTDERVTVMERVNVRDLTPEMVGEPPTLVVGDLSFISLRLVLPALASVAAPRADFVMLVKPQFEVGKDLVGAGGVVRDPELRRRSVSDAAAKAQELGLTVRGVTASPLPGPSGNVEYLLWLGKGEGEPAVADLEAEIQRAVAEGPQ; from the coding sequence GTGAGCCGGCGGATCCGCCTCGACAGCGAGCTGGTACGCCGGGGCCTGGCCAGGTCGCGCGAGCAGGCCGCCCAGCTCATCGAGGCCGGCCGGGTGAGCGTCGGGGGTCAGGCGGCGCGCAAGCCCGCCACCCAGGTCGAGACCGCCTCCGCCATCGTGGTGGCCGAGTCGGAGGACGGGCCCGACTATGTTTCGCGAGGAGCGCACAAACTGCTCGGCGCGCTCGAGGCGTTCGAGAATCTGAGGGTGGAGGGCCGGCGCTGCCTCGACGCGGGCGCCTCCACCGGCGGGTTCACGGACGTGCTGCTGCGCCGCGGCGCCGGCCACGTGCTCGCCGTGGACGTGGGTTACGGCCAGCTGGCCTGGTCGTTGCGTACCGATGAGCGGGTGACGGTGATGGAGCGCGTCAACGTGCGCGACCTGACCCCCGAGATGGTCGGCGAGCCGCCCACGCTGGTCGTGGGCGACCTGTCGTTCATCTCGCTGCGGCTGGTGCTGCCCGCGCTGGCCTCGGTCGCCGCGCCGCGGGCCGATTTCGTGATGCTGGTCAAACCGCAGTTCGAGGTGGGCAAGGACCTCGTCGGGGCGGGTGGCGTCGTGCGCGATCCCGAGTTGCGCAGGCGTTCGGTGAGTGATGCCGCCGCCAAGGCCCAGGAGTTGGGGCTGACCGTGCGTGGCGTGACCGCCAGCCCGTTGCCGGGACCATCGGGAAATGTCGAATATCTGCTCTGGCTGGGCAAAGGGGAGGGCGAGCCCGCTGTCGCCGACCTCGAAGCCGAGATCCAACGTGCCGTCGCGGAAGGGCCGCAATGA
- a CDS encoding SCP2 sterol-binding domain-containing protein yields MASVEECRAALVKLVAQFDEIDEQDRAKHVVERTVSCRVPDLDVIFYGRLHHGGLDPFSEHPPSNGKPADVKLTIASDDLIALVDGELDLARALLGGRVKVDASFGDLLRLRRLL; encoded by the coding sequence ATGGCAAGCGTCGAGGAGTGCCGGGCGGCACTGGTGAAGCTCGTCGCCCAGTTCGACGAGATCGACGAGCAGGATCGTGCCAAACACGTGGTCGAGCGGACGGTCAGCTGCCGGGTTCCCGACCTCGACGTGATCTTCTACGGCCGGCTGCACCACGGAGGGCTCGACCCGTTCAGCGAGCACCCGCCATCGAACGGCAAGCCGGCGGACGTCAAGCTCACGATCGCGAGCGACGACCTGATCGCTTTGGTGGACGGGGAACTGGACCTCGCTCGCGCGCTTCTCGGAGGACGAGTGAAGGTCGACGCCAGCTTCGGCGACCTCCTACGCCTCCGCAGACTCCTCTAA
- a CDS encoding HAD-IIA family hydrolase, translated as MLIDGYDTLLLDLDGVVYLGSHAVPGAPAALEEAQRRGARLAYVTNNASRTPAAIAAHLRELGAPASADDVVTSAQAAARLVAERVPPGSNVLVVGGSGLRLAVRDRGLRPVSTAVESPVAVVQGIAPGLSYGLLSEGALAVRQGALFVASNGDSTMPTGRGELPGNGAMVRVIAAATGIEPIYAGKPDPPLHRESMIRTGARRPLVVGDRLDTDIEGASNAGVESLLVLTGVATAVDVLTAGPRHRPTYVGEDLRTLLESYPEVRDGACGGWRARWQDGVLRLDGDGSRIDGLRAACDAAWAVAGEGRVEEDAVKPVLDRLG; from the coding sequence GTGCTGATCGACGGTTATGACACCCTGCTGCTCGACCTCGACGGTGTGGTCTATCTGGGCAGCCATGCGGTGCCGGGGGCGCCGGCGGCGTTGGAGGAGGCTCAGCGGCGTGGGGCGCGGCTGGCGTACGTCACCAACAACGCCTCTCGTACGCCTGCTGCCATCGCCGCTCACCTGCGTGAGCTTGGGGCGCCGGCCTCGGCCGACGATGTGGTGACTTCGGCTCAGGCCGCTGCCCGGTTGGTCGCTGAAAGAGTGCCGCCTGGGTCGAACGTGCTCGTCGTCGGAGGGTCCGGGTTGCGGTTGGCCGTACGGGATCGGGGGCTTCGGCCGGTTTCTACGGCCGTCGAGTCGCCTGTTGCCGTGGTGCAGGGGATCGCCCCCGGTTTGTCGTATGGCCTGCTGTCGGAAGGGGCGCTGGCGGTGCGGCAGGGGGCGTTGTTCGTGGCCTCCAACGGGGACAGCACGATGCCTACCGGGCGAGGGGAGTTGCCGGGGAACGGGGCGATGGTTCGGGTGATCGCGGCGGCTACCGGGATTGAGCCAATTTATGCCGGTAAGCCTGATCCGCCGTTGCATCGGGAGTCCATGATCCGTACGGGGGCGCGGCGGCCGCTGGTCGTGGGGGACCGGCTGGACACCGATATCGAGGGGGCCTCCAACGCGGGGGTTGAGAGCCTGCTGGTGCTGACCGGGGTGGCGACGGCTGTCGATGTACTGACGGCGGGACCGCGTCATCGGCCCACCTATGTCGGTGAGGATCTGCGTACGTTGCTGGAGTCCTATCCCGAGGTGCGGGATGGAGCTTGCGGGGGGTGGCGGGCCCGGTGGCAGGACGGTGTGCTGCGCCTCGATGGCGACGGGAGCCGGATTGATGGGCTGCGGGCTGCCTGCGACGCGGCGTGGGCTGTGGCCGGCGAGGGGCGGGTCGAGGAGGATGCCGTGAAGCCCGTGCTGGATCGGTTGGGCTGA
- a CDS encoding tetratricopeptide repeat protein, with translation MAHDGNVHDENPGAPGGGVYDWYQRGVRLLKEGSPAAAAALLERAAAAEPESRSILEALARAQFNSRQYAEAAASFRQIVNANPAEDYAYFGLGLSLWRTGDVEGAQEPLAIAVAMRPDERHYVSALKSVRATLRARREM, from the coding sequence ATGGCCCACGATGGAAACGTTCACGACGAGAACCCAGGTGCTCCTGGGGGCGGTGTTTACGATTGGTATCAGCGTGGGGTGAGATTGCTGAAAGAGGGCAGCCCGGCTGCCGCTGCCGCGTTGCTGGAGCGTGCCGCCGCGGCCGAACCCGAATCGCGGAGCATTTTGGAGGCGTTGGCTCGGGCGCAGTTCAATTCCCGGCAGTACGCGGAGGCTGCCGCCAGTTTCCGGCAGATCGTGAATGCTAATCCGGCCGAGGATTATGCGTACTTTGGGTTGGGGCTGTCGCTGTGGCGGACCGGGGATGTGGAGGGGGCCCAGGAGCCCTTGGCCATCGCGGTGGCCATGCGGCCGGATGAGCGGCATTATGTGTCGGCTTTGAAGAGTGTTCGCGCTACCTTGCGAGCTCGTCGCGAAATGTAG
- a CDS encoding DUF1015 domain-containing protein, which translates to MGIPELPMPDGLVLRPFRGVRFAVEDPAKVTSPPYDLISDADVDALLDSHPNNVVRLILPRSPRDDSSAKSPAPHRQQKPNQTRNTAPHRPSADVEPASTQQQASAPPTPSGTGLETRYAKARDTLRAWLDSGVLVPDDVPALYVYEQSGPNVLQRGLIGDVGLADPGQRIILPHEDVMPGPITDRLALMSTTQANLEPIFLLYNGDNGTATRLVDEVASKRRPLMSAHTEDGLRHRLWAITDTSEINAINADLHDRQALIADGHHRYATYRVLQRQEHATHRAAQPERPTSTTSTARPDATSQAPSSSSDVEPAAQMPHPASPSEPQPSSPSENLDLDGKPPIPDVPLASQVSATSAATGVSGEAGSGRSSGDRSTPQPVVGPWDFGLALLVDSTAYPPNLQAIHRVIPGLPLAEAVAKARGAWRVQDFDDLAQGLAALKEAAEPAFLLAGEGGTHLLTNPDPVQLARAMPPDHSDRWNSLNTSVLTEFVLPKVWGMRDDEQAVRIVHHDTDAAVRLAIRTGGTAVLLRPLAVDDVLAVAAGGERVPRKSTSFGPKPRTGLVLRTFAID; encoded by the coding sequence ATGGGGATTCCTGAACTGCCGATGCCGGACGGGCTGGTGCTACGGCCCTTCCGAGGGGTACGTTTCGCCGTCGAAGATCCCGCCAAGGTGACCTCCCCACCATACGACCTGATCTCCGACGCCGACGTGGACGCCCTCCTGGACTCCCATCCGAACAACGTCGTCCGACTCATCCTTCCCCGCTCCCCCCGAGACGATTCCTCCGCCAAGTCACCAGCCCCCCATCGGCAACAGAAACCCAACCAAACACGCAACACCGCGCCCCACCGCCCGTCGGCCGACGTCGAGCCGGCCAGCACGCAGCAGCAGGCGTCCGCTCCTCCCACACCGTCCGGCACCGGGCTCGAAACCCGCTACGCCAAGGCGCGGGACACCCTGAGGGCCTGGCTGGACTCGGGGGTCCTGGTGCCGGACGACGTTCCGGCGCTCTATGTGTACGAGCAGAGCGGGCCGAACGTCCTGCAACGAGGCTTGATCGGCGACGTGGGCCTGGCCGATCCGGGGCAGCGCATCATCCTCCCCCACGAGGACGTCATGCCGGGCCCCATCACCGACCGGCTCGCCCTCATGAGCACCACGCAGGCCAACCTCGAACCCATCTTCCTCCTCTACAACGGCGACAACGGCACGGCCACTCGCCTGGTGGACGAGGTGGCCTCGAAACGGCGCCCCCTGATGTCCGCCCACACTGAGGACGGCCTAAGGCACCGCCTGTGGGCCATCACGGACACCTCCGAGATCAACGCGATAAACGCCGATCTCCACGACCGCCAAGCCCTGATCGCCGACGGCCACCACCGATACGCGACGTACCGCGTACTCCAACGCCAGGAGCACGCCACCCACCGCGCTGCCCAGCCCGAGCGGCCAACCTCCACCACCTCAACAGCTCGACCCGACGCCACGTCTCAGGCCCCGTCGTCTTCCTCTGACGTCGAGCCAGCGGCTCAAATGCCTCATCCCGCCAGCCCTTCGGAACCACAGCCGTCTTCTCCCAGCGAAAATCTCGACCTGGATGGGAAGCCGCCGATCCCGGACGTCCCCCTCGCTTCCCAGGTCTCCGCGACCTCTGCTGCCACGGGTGTCTCCGGTGAGGCCGGATCTGGGCGCTCGAGCGGCGACCGTTCCACACCGCAACCCGTGGTCGGTCCGTGGGACTTCGGGCTTGCACTGCTCGTCGACTCCACTGCGTACCCGCCCAATCTGCAGGCCATCCACCGCGTGATCCCCGGGCTCCCCCTTGCCGAGGCGGTCGCCAAGGCCAGGGGCGCGTGGCGGGTTCAGGACTTCGACGACTTGGCGCAGGGCCTGGCCGCCCTGAAGGAGGCGGCGGAGCCGGCGTTCCTGCTCGCCGGGGAGGGCGGCACGCATCTGCTCACCAACCCTGACCCGGTGCAGCTCGCCCGCGCCATGCCGCCCGACCACTCCGATCGCTGGAACTCCCTCAACACCTCCGTTCTCACGGAGTTCGTCCTGCCCAAGGTGTGGGGGATGCGCGACGACGAACAGGCCGTGCGCATCGTCCATCACGACACGGACGCGGCGGTGCGACTGGCCATCCGCACCGGCGGCACCGCGGTGCTCCTCAGGCCGCTCGCGGTCGACGACGTGCTGGCCGTCGCCGCGGGCGGCGAACGAGTCCCCCGCAAGTCCACCTCCTTCGGTCCGAAGCCCAGGACCGGCCTGGTCCTCCGTACGTTCGCCATCGACTGA
- a CDS encoding single-stranded DNA-binding protein has protein sequence MDRNEVLLVGRLSAGVEEHSLPSGDTVAKWRIIVRRRRNRRGATLTDSIPCVTFDPETAATVRGLKPRDYMEVTGSFRCRVFGPSAAKIWRYEVEVSSARPYEADVPLPDDLPDNPTHSTHGSLAALIPRQVAYLAPAS, from the coding sequence GTGGACCGAAACGAAGTCCTGCTGGTAGGCCGGCTGTCGGCGGGGGTCGAGGAACACTCCTTGCCCAGCGGCGACACCGTGGCGAAGTGGCGCATCATCGTGCGCCGACGCCGCAACCGACGCGGAGCGACCCTGACCGACAGCATCCCGTGCGTCACCTTCGACCCGGAGACGGCGGCCACAGTCCGCGGCCTCAAGCCCCGCGACTACATGGAGGTGACCGGTTCCTTCCGCTGCCGCGTCTTCGGCCCGTCCGCAGCCAAGATCTGGCGGTACGAGGTGGAGGTGAGCTCCGCCAGACCGTACGAAGCCGACGTTCCCCTCCCTGACGACCTTCCGGACAACCCCACCCATAGCACCCACGGAAGTCTCGCAGCCCTGATCCCCCGCCAAGTGGCCTACCTAGCCCCAGCAAGCTGA
- a CDS encoding MBL fold metallo-hydrolase, with protein MDNITALGGDVYEIDTKMAGYTGITAGYLILGDRPCLVETGTSTSAPVVRDALASLGVGPEDLATVVVTHIHLDHAGGVGDIAKFFPSAQIVVHEKGARHLADPSRLMASARMVWGDKLDTLFGELSPTEAERIVALGDTGAIDLGNGRTLNSHYSPGHAKHHVGLIDSATGDLYVGDAAGVYLPETGDLRPATPPPDFDLQTALDSIALFEALGPQRLLFSHYGPVDAVQDTLERSAEELRIWVDLTRQAHAEGMDLDHAVAMVRDRTKDRYRALEAEGGEDGAAEQFELLSGAPSNVAGILHWLNRVSP; from the coding sequence GTGGACAACATCACCGCGTTGGGTGGCGACGTCTATGAAATCGACACCAAAATGGCTGGATACACGGGTATCACGGCCGGCTATCTGATTTTGGGGGATCGGCCGTGCCTCGTGGAGACGGGTACCTCGACCTCGGCGCCCGTGGTGCGCGACGCGCTGGCCTCGCTGGGTGTCGGCCCGGAGGACCTGGCCACCGTCGTGGTGACGCACATCCACCTGGATCATGCCGGTGGCGTGGGCGACATCGCCAAGTTCTTCCCGTCCGCGCAGATCGTCGTACACGAGAAGGGCGCCCGCCATCTGGCCGATCCGTCGCGGTTGATGGCCAGTGCGCGGATGGTGTGGGGTGACAAGCTCGACACACTATTTGGTGAACTGTCGCCCACCGAGGCCGAACGCATCGTGGCCCTCGGCGACACCGGAGCCATCGACCTGGGCAACGGACGCACGCTGAACAGCCACTACTCCCCTGGGCACGCGAAACACCACGTGGGCCTGATCGACTCCGCCACCGGCGACCTGTACGTCGGCGACGCGGCTGGCGTCTACCTGCCCGAGACGGGCGATCTCCGTCCGGCGACGCCGCCGCCGGACTTCGACCTGCAGACGGCGCTCGACTCGATCGCGTTGTTCGAGGCGCTTGGGCCGCAGCGACTGCTGTTCAGCCACTATGGGCCGGTCGATGCCGTACAGGACACCTTGGAGCGGTCTGCGGAGGAGCTCCGCATCTGGGTTGATCTCACTCGGCAGGCTCATGCTGAAGGGATGGATCTGGACCACGCCGTCGCCATGGTCAGGGATCGCACCAAGGATCGCTATCGGGCGTTGGAGGCTGAGGGTGGGGAGGATGGGGCGGCTGAGCAGTTCGAGCTGTTGAGTGGTGCTCCGTCGAACGTGGCTGGGATCCTCCACTGGCTCAACCGGGTCTCACCGTAG